The following are encoded in a window of Castanea sativa cultivar Marrone di Chiusa Pesio chromosome 5, ASM4071231v1 genomic DNA:
- the LOC142635354 gene encoding uncharacterized protein LOC142635354, with product MDYSIIIRKLPQFVSFPVASVLAKKLRNNQGIIYVGTFFWLWNKLGQVGEVVWPLNKVAGVARRQLQEFQQVHHCPSKKVRARRPPWKSPDAGFVKANFDGTIFEDLGTAGIGVAVRNEHGEVVAALAEQIPIPNSIFTLETLAARRAALFVQELGLRHIVFEGDSKSSIHAISNRILLHLSCGHIIQDILLIVSSLQSFSFSHVCRQGNALADTLAKRAKLFSPLLVWMESVPPDLYYCYLSDFSSFN from the exons ATGGACTATAGTATCATCATCAGAAAGCTCCCTCAATTTGTGAGTTTCCCAGTTGCATCTGTCTTGGCGAAGAAGTTGAGAAACAATCAAGGCATTATCTATGTTGGCACTTTCTTTTGGCTTTGGAATAAATTGGGGCAG GTGGGGGAGGTGGTTTGGCCGCTGAACAAGGTTGCTGGTGTTGCGCGCCGTCAATTGCAGGAGTTCCAGCAGGTTCATCATTGTCCCAGCAAGAAGGTTCGTGCAAGGAGACCTCCGTGGAAGTCTCCTGATGCGGGTTTTGTGAAGGCCAATTTTGATGGGACAATTTTTGAGGATTTAGGGACAGCAGGTATTGGCGTGGCTGTTCGGAATGAACATGGGGAGGTGGTTGCAGCTTTGGCAGAGCAAATTCCTATTCCTAACTCTATTTTTACTCTCGAAACCTTGGCAGCTAGGCGTGCAGCTCTTTTTGTTCAAGAACTTGGGCTTCGTCATATTGTCTTTGAGGGTGATTCGAAGTCTTCCATTCATGCTATtagtaatagaattttattacaTTTGTCTTGTGGTCATATTATACAAGACATTTTGTTGATTGTTAGCTCCCTTCagagcttttctttttctcatgtGTGTAGACAAGGTAATGCTTTAGCTGATACTTTGGCTAAGAGAGCTAAGTTGTTTAGTCCTTTGTTGGTTTGGATGGAGTCTGTTCCTCCGGATCTGTATTACTGTTATTTGTcagatttttcttcttttaattaa